The following proteins are encoded in a genomic region of Nycticebus coucang isolate mNycCou1 chromosome 17, mNycCou1.pri, whole genome shotgun sequence:
- the GNPDA1 gene encoding glucosamine-6-phosphate isomerase 1 isoform X1: MKLIILDHYSQASEWAAKYIRNRIIQFNPGPDKYFTLGLPTGSTPLGCYKKLIEYYKNGDLSFKYVKTFNMDEYVGLPRDHPESYHSFMWNNFFKHIDIHPENTHILDGNAADLQAECDAFEEKIKAAGGIELFVGGIGPDGHIAFNEPGSSLVSRTRVKTLAMDTILANARFFDGELAKVPTMALTVGVGTVMDAREVMILITGAHKAFALYKAIEEGVNHMWTVSAFQQHPCTVFVCDEDATLELKVKTVKYFKGLMLVHNKLVDPLYSIKEKEIEKSQSSKKPYSD, translated from the exons ATGAAGCTCATCATTCTGGACCATTATTCTCAGGCGAGCGAATGGGCGGCCAAATACATCAGGAACCGCATCATCCAGTTTAACCCAGGGCCAGACAAGTACTTCACCCTGGGGCTCCCCACTG GGAGCACCCCACTTGGCTGCTATAAGAAGCTGATTGAGTATTATAAGAATGGCGATCTGTCCTTTAAGTATGTGAAGACCTTCAACATGGATGAGTATGTAG GCCTTCCTCGAGATCACCCGGAGAGTTACCACTCCTTTATGTGGAACAACTTCTTCAAGCACATTGACATTCACCCAGAAAACACCCACATTCTGGATGGGAATGCAGCTGACCTACAGGCTGAATGTGATGCCTTTGAAGAGAAGATCAAGGCTGCAGGTGGGATTGAGCTATTTGTTGGAG GGATTGGCCCTGATGGACACATAGCCTTCAATGAGCCAGGATCTAGCCTGGTGTCCAGGACCCGTGTAAAGACACTGGCCATGGACACCATCCTGGCTAATGCCAGGTTCTTCGATGGAGAGCTGGCCAAGGTGCCCACCATGGCCCTGACAGTGGGAGTGGGAACTGTCATGGATGCTAGAGAG GTGATGATCCTCATCACCGGTGCTCACAAGGCATTTGCCCTGTACAAGGCCATCGAGGAGGGAGTGAACCACATGTGGACTGTGTCTGCCTTCCAGCAGCATCCCTGcactgtgtttgtgtgtgatgAAGATGCCACCTTGGAGCTGAAAGTGAAGACTGTCAAGTATTTCAAAG GCTTAATGCTTGTTCATAATAAGTTGGTGGACCCCTTGTACAgtatcaaagagaaagaaattgagaaGAGCCAATCTTCTAAGAAACCATACAGCGATTAG
- the GNPDA1 gene encoding glucosamine-6-phosphate isomerase 1 isoform X2: MKLIILDHYSQASEWAAKYIRNRIIQFNPGPDKYFTLGLPTGSTPLGCYKKLIEYYKNGDLSFKYVKTFNMDEYVGLPRDHPESYHSFMWNNFFKHIDIHPENTHILDGNAADLQAECDAFEEKIKAAGIGPDGHIAFNEPGSSLVSRTRVKTLAMDTILANARFFDGELAKVPTMALTVGVGTVMDAREVMILITGAHKAFALYKAIEEGVNHMWTVSAFQQHPCTVFVCDEDATLELKVKTVKYFKGLMLVHNKLVDPLYSIKEKEIEKSQSSKKPYSD; this comes from the exons ATGAAGCTCATCATTCTGGACCATTATTCTCAGGCGAGCGAATGGGCGGCCAAATACATCAGGAACCGCATCATCCAGTTTAACCCAGGGCCAGACAAGTACTTCACCCTGGGGCTCCCCACTG GGAGCACCCCACTTGGCTGCTATAAGAAGCTGATTGAGTATTATAAGAATGGCGATCTGTCCTTTAAGTATGTGAAGACCTTCAACATGGATGAGTATGTAG GCCTTCCTCGAGATCACCCGGAGAGTTACCACTCCTTTATGTGGAACAACTTCTTCAAGCACATTGACATTCACCCAGAAAACACCCACATTCTGGATGGGAATGCAGCTGACCTACAGGCTGAATGTGATGCCTTTGAAGAGAAGATCAAGGCTGCAG GGATTGGCCCTGATGGACACATAGCCTTCAATGAGCCAGGATCTAGCCTGGTGTCCAGGACCCGTGTAAAGACACTGGCCATGGACACCATCCTGGCTAATGCCAGGTTCTTCGATGGAGAGCTGGCCAAGGTGCCCACCATGGCCCTGACAGTGGGAGTGGGAACTGTCATGGATGCTAGAGAG GTGATGATCCTCATCACCGGTGCTCACAAGGCATTTGCCCTGTACAAGGCCATCGAGGAGGGAGTGAACCACATGTGGACTGTGTCTGCCTTCCAGCAGCATCCCTGcactgtgtttgtgtgtgatgAAGATGCCACCTTGGAGCTGAAAGTGAAGACTGTCAAGTATTTCAAAG GCTTAATGCTTGTTCATAATAAGTTGGTGGACCCCTTGTACAgtatcaaagagaaagaaattgagaaGAGCCAATCTTCTAAGAAACCATACAGCGATTAG